One window from the genome of Acuticoccus sp. I52.16.1 encodes:
- a CDS encoding AMP-binding protein, producing the protein MSDLYEATIESWRADPEAFWLKAAAAVDWIEPPRAAFDPGAGIYGRWFADSVMNTCWNAVDRHLPARADQPAVIYDSPVTGTQSVWTYGELAARVNALAAVLQDFGLSKGDRAIVYMPMIPDALVAMLACARLGAIHSVVFGGFAAKELAARLDDAAPKLIIAASCGIEPTRVVPYEPLISEARRIAKDAPPVLYLQREQGPADLAGPGNHDLGPLYAAALAERRHVPCVPVKGTDPLYILYTSGTTGRPKGVVRDNAGYCVALAWSMTNLYGIAPGEVWWTASDVGWVVGHSYIVYGPLLVGATTVVFEGKPVGTPDATVFWRVVAEHGVVSLFTAPTAIRAIKKEDPDGERPAAFDLTRFRALFLAGERADPASIAWAEGALGVPVIDHWWQTETGWAICGNPLGLGALPVKPGSPTKPMPGYDVVILSDSGEELPRGVMGNIALRLPLPPGCLPTLWHDDARFRSAYLEAFPGTYATSDAGLIDDDGYVFIMARTDDVINVAGHRLSTGVMEDVLTSHPAVVECAVIGAEDAIKGQAPIGFVVLRPDASFDGLEAELVAKVRQEVGPVAAFKRVIAVPRLPKTRSGKTLRATMKKIADGERYTMPATIDDPAALDDIETALGKPGAAA; encoded by the coding sequence ATGTCGGACCTCTATGAGGCGACGATCGAGTCGTGGCGTGCGGATCCTGAGGCCTTCTGGCTGAAGGCCGCCGCAGCGGTCGACTGGATCGAGCCGCCGCGAGCCGCTTTCGACCCGGGCGCCGGCATCTACGGCCGCTGGTTCGCCGACAGCGTGATGAACACCTGCTGGAATGCGGTGGACCGGCACCTGCCGGCTCGCGCGGACCAGCCGGCCGTCATCTACGATTCCCCCGTTACGGGCACGCAATCGGTCTGGACCTACGGCGAGCTTGCCGCGCGTGTGAACGCGCTGGCGGCCGTGCTGCAGGATTTCGGCCTCTCCAAGGGCGACCGGGCGATCGTCTACATGCCGATGATCCCCGATGCGCTCGTGGCGATGCTCGCCTGCGCGCGGCTGGGCGCGATCCACTCGGTCGTGTTCGGCGGGTTCGCCGCCAAGGAGCTGGCCGCCCGGCTGGACGACGCCGCGCCGAAGCTGATCATCGCCGCCTCGTGCGGGATCGAGCCGACGCGCGTCGTCCCCTACGAGCCGCTGATCAGCGAGGCACGGCGCATCGCAAAGGATGCGCCGCCGGTGCTCTACCTGCAGCGCGAGCAGGGCCCGGCGGACCTCGCCGGGCCGGGTAACCACGATCTCGGACCGCTCTACGCCGCGGCGCTGGCCGAACGGCGGCATGTGCCGTGCGTTCCGGTCAAGGGGACCGACCCGCTCTACATCCTCTACACTTCCGGCACGACCGGGCGGCCCAAGGGGGTCGTGCGCGACAACGCGGGCTACTGCGTCGCGTTGGCATGGTCGATGACCAACCTCTACGGCATCGCGCCGGGCGAAGTGTGGTGGACCGCGTCGGACGTCGGCTGGGTGGTCGGCCACTCCTACATCGTCTACGGCCCGCTGCTCGTCGGCGCGACGACGGTGGTGTTCGAGGGCAAGCCCGTCGGCACGCCGGACGCGACCGTGTTCTGGCGCGTCGTCGCCGAGCACGGCGTCGTCTCGCTGTTCACCGCGCCGACCGCCATCCGCGCCATCAAGAAGGAAGACCCCGACGGCGAGCGCCCCGCCGCGTTCGACCTCACCCGCTTCCGCGCGCTCTTCCTCGCCGGCGAGCGGGCCGACCCCGCCTCCATCGCCTGGGCCGAAGGGGCGCTCGGCGTCCCGGTGATCGACCATTGGTGGCAGACCGAGACCGGCTGGGCGATCTGCGGCAATCCGCTCGGTCTCGGCGCGCTGCCGGTCAAGCCCGGCTCGCCGACCAAGCCGATGCCCGGCTACGACGTGGTGATCCTCTCCGACAGCGGCGAGGAGCTGCCGCGCGGCGTCATGGGCAACATCGCGCTGCGCCTGCCGCTGCCGCCGGGCTGCCTGCCGACGTTGTGGCACGACGACGCGCGCTTCCGCTCGGCCTACCTCGAGGCCTTCCCCGGCACCTACGCCACCTCCGACGCCGGGCTGATCGACGACGACGGCTACGTCTTCATCATGGCGCGCACCGACGACGTCATCAACGTCGCGGGCCACCGCCTGTCCACCGGGGTGATGGAGGACGTGCTCACCTCGCACCCCGCGGTGGTGGAGTGCGCGGTGATCGGCGCGGAGGACGCCATCAAGGGTCAGGCGCCGATCGGCTTCGTGGTGCTGCGGCCGGACGCCTCGTTCGACGGGCTGGAGGCCGAACTCGTGGCGAAGGTGCGTCAGGAGGTGGGGCCGGTCGCCGCATTCAAGCGGGTGATCGCCGTTCCGCGCTTGCCCAAGACGCGCTCCGGCAAGACGTTGCGCGCCACGATGAAGAAAATCGCCGACGGAGAACGCTACACCATGCCCGCCACCATCGACGACCCGGCCGCGCTCGACGACATCGAAACCGCTCTCGGCAAGCCCGGCGCCGCTGCGTGA
- a CDS encoding YdcH family protein, whose amino-acid sequence MSAEARKAALERKHAAIEAELQTLVTQPSADQLVSAQLKREKLRLKDEIARLRA is encoded by the coding sequence ATGTCCGCTGAGGCACGCAAGGCTGCGCTAGAGCGCAAGCATGCCGCGATCGAAGCTGAGCTGCAAACCCTAGTCACCCAACCCAGTGCCGATCAGCTGGTCTCCGCCCAGCTGAAGCGAGAGAAACTCCGTCTGAAGGATGAGATCGCCCGCCTAAGAGCTTGA
- a CDS encoding multidrug effflux MFS transporter → MSDQSRKLGNSSMAEFVGMMAMSMALTALSVDIMLVVLPDIAADFQLTDANTQQFVITTYMAAFATGHLVVGPMSDRLGRKPVLVGGFLLYAAGTILAIFAQSFEMLLAARAVQGLGASGPRVVAVAVVRDRYVGRGMSQIMSIVMMVFIILPIIAPSLGSLLALLGSWQPIFVFLLAFALCVMVWIGVRLEETNPRTGEGVRKAVPVLVALKTILESRQTVGYTMSLGFIFGCLITYIASAQQMFEDIYGIVTWFPLIFASVAGGMVVASLVNSTVVERIGMRRLSHGALIVFALVAVVANIVHVAIGEFPVGLLVAFLSLSFFLVGLMLPNFNALAMEPLGAIAGTGSSFVGFAMTALGAILGGAVGQLYDGSAYPLFTGYCFFALISLVIVVITERGRLMHASPQHGDASK, encoded by the coding sequence ATGAGTGATCAATCTCGCAAGCTCGGCAATTCGTCCATGGCCGAGTTTGTGGGCATGATGGCGATGTCGATGGCCCTCACGGCGCTGTCGGTCGACATCATGCTCGTGGTGTTGCCGGACATTGCCGCAGACTTTCAGCTCACCGACGCCAACACCCAGCAGTTCGTGATCACGACCTATATGGCCGCCTTCGCGACGGGGCATCTGGTGGTGGGGCCGATGTCGGACCGGCTCGGGCGCAAGCCGGTGCTGGTGGGGGGCTTCCTGCTGTATGCGGCCGGGACGATCCTCGCCATCTTCGCCCAGAGCTTCGAGATGCTGCTGGCGGCGCGTGCCGTGCAGGGGCTGGGCGCGTCCGGCCCGCGCGTCGTCGCCGTGGCGGTGGTGCGCGACCGGTACGTCGGCCGCGGGATGAGCCAGATCATGAGCATCGTGATGATGGTGTTCATCATCTTGCCAATCATCGCCCCGTCGCTGGGGAGCCTTCTCGCGTTATTGGGGTCCTGGCAGCCGATTTTCGTGTTCCTTCTCGCGTTTGCGTTGTGCGTGATGGTCTGGATCGGGGTGCGGCTGGAGGAGACCAACCCGCGCACCGGCGAGGGGGTACGCAAGGCGGTCCCGGTGCTGGTGGCGCTGAAGACCATCCTGGAGAGTCGCCAGACCGTCGGTTATACGATGAGCCTGGGCTTCATCTTCGGCTGCCTGATTACGTATATCGCCAGTGCTCAGCAGATGTTCGAGGACATCTACGGCATCGTCACGTGGTTTCCGCTGATTTTTGCCAGTGTCGCGGGCGGTATGGTCGTCGCCAGTCTCGTCAATTCCACCGTGGTCGAGAGAATCGGCATGCGTCGACTGTCGCACGGAGCGTTGATCGTGTTCGCGCTGGTCGCGGTCGTGGCGAACATCGTGCATGTCGCGATCGGCGAATTCCCCGTGGGGCTGTTGGTGGCGTTCCTGTCGCTGTCCTTTTTCCTGGTCGGGTTGATGCTTCCGAACTTCAACGCGCTGGCCATGGAGCCTCTGGGGGCGATCGCCGGCACGGGGTCGTCGTTCGTGGGCTTCGCGATGACGGCGCTGGGGGCGATTCTGGGCGGCGCGGTCGGTCAGCTTTACGACGGATCGGCGTACCCGCTGTTCACCGGCTATTGCTTCTTCGCGTTGATATCGCTGGTGATTGTCGTGATCACGGAGCGGGGGCGGTTGATGCATGCCTCGCCGCAACATGGTGACGCATCGAAGTAG
- a CDS encoding AbrB family transcriptional regulator, translated as MPPSIHQTREAAQESAQPTWTPARVAVALLTVGIGTFGALVFHAFGMPAAFLTGSAAAVAVALVAGVPVTLPNAVRSGSFSVLGTVMGSSISLAALEQLVTAPVALIGLVLVVVGTSAASAAVLYWLGGWDRLSALCGSIPGNLPLVLAVSTEGGARMDRVVMAQSLRLFILVALIPFVFGGSDASDLEMAPDDIAAFDVAFTLALTAGAVALAYVARIPAPALMGPLIAGAAMSVTGLARVAIPDWMAAFALVMLGTSVALRFRGVQREGLARMFVASLGAFVAAASVSLVLAVAFAAILARPVGTVFFAYAPGGIDTMIALSFLLNYDVAFVALIHTARMILLSLSLPPVIALLGRRWRNERSIGE; from the coding sequence ATGCCGCCGTCCATCCATCAAACGAGGGAGGCGGCGCAGGAGAGCGCGCAGCCGACCTGGACGCCGGCGCGCGTCGCCGTCGCGCTGCTGACGGTCGGCATCGGTACCTTCGGCGCGTTGGTCTTCCACGCATTCGGCATGCCGGCGGCTTTCCTGACCGGCTCGGCGGCGGCAGTGGCGGTCGCCCTCGTCGCGGGCGTTCCGGTGACCCTGCCCAATGCGGTGCGCTCCGGCTCGTTCTCGGTGCTGGGGACCGTCATGGGGTCCAGCATCAGCCTCGCCGCGCTGGAGCAGCTGGTGACGGCGCCGGTCGCGCTGATCGGCCTCGTCCTCGTGGTCGTCGGCACGTCGGCCGCGAGCGCGGCGGTGCTCTATTGGCTCGGCGGGTGGGACAGGCTGTCGGCGCTGTGCGGGTCGATCCCGGGCAACCTGCCGCTGGTGCTCGCCGTCTCGACAGAGGGCGGCGCGCGGATGGACCGCGTGGTCATGGCGCAGTCGCTGCGGCTCTTCATCCTGGTGGCACTGATCCCCTTCGTGTTCGGCGGCTCGGATGCGAGCGACCTCGAGATGGCGCCCGACGACATCGCCGCCTTCGATGTCGCCTTCACCCTGGCGCTGACGGCGGGGGCGGTGGCGCTGGCCTATGTGGCGCGCATCCCGGCGCCGGCGCTGATGGGGCCGTTGATCGCGGGGGCGGCCATGTCGGTCACCGGCCTGGCGCGGGTGGCGATCCCGGACTGGATGGCCGCCTTCGCGCTCGTGATGCTGGGCACGTCCGTCGCGCTGCGGTTCCGCGGCGTTCAACGCGAGGGGCTGGCCCGGATGTTCGTCGCCTCGCTGGGGGCGTTCGTGGCGGCGGCCTCGGTGTCGCTGGTGCTGGCCGTCGCGTTCGCGGCGATCCTGGCGCGCCCGGTGGGGACGGTCTTTTTCGCCTATGCGCCGGGCGGGATCGATACGATGATCGCGCTGTCATTCCTGTTGAACTACGACGTGGCATTCGTCGCGCTCATCCACACCGCGCGCATGATCCTCCTGTCGCTATCGCTGCCGCCGGTCATCGCGCTACTCGGGCGTCGCTGGCGAAACGAACGTTCGATCGGCGAGTAG
- a CDS encoding glutamate synthase subunit beta has product MGKVTGFLEIDRQELKYQPAADRIRHFKEFTLPLSEPEVERQAARCMDCGIPFCQSDAGCPVDNQIPDWNDLVYAHDWEEAARNLHSTNNFPEFTGRVCPAPCEEACTLNIENTPVAIKAIEQAIADKAWDNGWITPQPPARLTGKKVAVVGAGSAGMAAAQQLARVGHEVHVFERYAKSGGLLRYGIPDFKMEKTSIDRRQGQMEAEGVVFHFGADVDDARLTQLAGEFDAVLLTTGAERPRDPGLPGLDLAGVHYAMPFLVQQNRRVGREPFEDTPIVASGKNVVVIGGGDTASDCIGTSIRQGALQVTQLDIRPMPPIRENKDVVWPYWPTKFRTSSSQAEGADREFAVATLEIVGKKGRATHVRCARVDPSRKPISGTEFDIKADLVLVAIGFSGPRLDTYLSGGAFELDQRTNVVANTQDYRTSVPKVYAAGDVRRGQSLVVWAIREGRQAARAIDLDLMGATTLPR; this is encoded by the coding sequence ATGGGGAAGGTCACGGGTTTCCTGGAGATCGACCGGCAGGAGCTGAAGTATCAGCCGGCGGCCGATCGTATTCGGCATTTCAAGGAGTTCACGCTTCCGCTCTCGGAGCCGGAAGTGGAACGGCAGGCGGCGCGCTGCATGGATTGCGGTATCCCGTTCTGCCAGTCCGACGCCGGCTGCCCGGTCGACAACCAGATCCCCGACTGGAACGATCTCGTCTACGCCCACGACTGGGAGGAGGCGGCCCGCAACCTCCACTCGACCAATAATTTCCCGGAGTTCACCGGCCGCGTCTGCCCCGCCCCGTGCGAGGAAGCCTGCACGCTCAACATCGAGAACACCCCGGTCGCCATCAAGGCGATCGAGCAGGCGATCGCCGACAAGGCGTGGGACAACGGCTGGATCACGCCGCAGCCGCCTGCGCGGCTGACGGGCAAGAAGGTCGCCGTCGTCGGCGCCGGATCGGCCGGTATGGCGGCGGCGCAGCAACTCGCGCGCGTCGGCCACGAGGTGCACGTGTTCGAGCGGTACGCCAAGTCCGGCGGCCTGCTGCGCTACGGCATCCCCGATTTCAAGATGGAGAAGACCAGCATCGATCGCCGTCAGGGCCAGATGGAGGCCGAGGGCGTGGTCTTCCACTTCGGCGCCGACGTGGACGATGCGCGGCTGACGCAGCTGGCGGGTGAGTTCGACGCGGTGCTGCTGACGACGGGTGCCGAGCGTCCGCGCGATCCGGGCCTGCCGGGGCTGGACCTCGCCGGCGTTCACTACGCGATGCCGTTCCTGGTGCAGCAGAACCGCCGCGTCGGCCGCGAGCCGTTCGAGGACACGCCCATCGTGGCCTCGGGCAAGAACGTCGTCGTCATCGGGGGCGGCGATACGGCGTCGGACTGCATCGGCACGTCCATCCGACAGGGCGCGCTGCAGGTCACCCAGCTCGACATCCGCCCGATGCCGCCGATCCGCGAGAACAAGGACGTCGTGTGGCCCTACTGGCCGACGAAGTTCCGCACCTCGTCCTCCCAGGCGGAGGGCGCGGACCGCGAGTTCGCGGTGGCGACGCTGGAGATCGTCGGCAAGAAGGGCCGCGCGACGCACGTGCGCTGCGCCCGCGTCGACCCCTCGCGCAAGCCGATCTCCGGCACCGAGTTCGACATCAAGGCCGACCTCGTGCTGGTGGCGATCGGCTTCTCCGGCCCGCGGCTCGACACCTACCTCTCCGGTGGCGCCTTCGAGCTGGACCAGCGCACCAACGTCGTCGCCAACACGCAGGACTATCGCACCTCCGTCCCGAAGGTGTATGCCGCGGGTGACGTGCGGCGAGGACAGAGCCTCGTGGTCTGGGCGATCCGCGAGGGTCGGCAGGCCGCGCGCGCCATCGACCTCGACCTGATGGGGGCGACGACGCTCCCGCGCTAA
- a CDS encoding 23S rRNA (adenine(2030)-N(6))-methyltransferase RlmJ, whose product MNYRHAFHAGNHADILKHVVLTRILDYLKRKAKPIRVIDTHAGIGLYDLGASEAVRSPEWREGIGRLDGAPLTAEAEALLAPFRAAVAAVNAGRLLHYPGSPLIVQQMLRADDALEAIELHPVDHGLLVDALGRDGRIKVLHLDGWLALGAHLPPKERRGLVLVDPPFEEAADWGRLVDGLKAAHRRFANGVYLLWYPLKAGAPVDILHRDLRAVGIPRILAAEMSVRDAGAAGLSGSGVIVVNPPFTLEAELGVLLPALTARLAQDGGASWRIRSLGGEA is encoded by the coding sequence CTGAACTACCGTCACGCCTTCCACGCCGGCAACCATGCCGACATCCTCAAGCACGTCGTCCTCACCCGGATCCTCGACTACCTGAAGCGCAAGGCCAAGCCCATCCGCGTGATCGACACGCACGCCGGCATAGGCCTCTACGACCTCGGCGCGTCCGAGGCGGTCCGCTCGCCGGAATGGCGCGAGGGGATCGGCCGGCTGGACGGCGCCCCGCTGACGGCCGAGGCCGAGGCGCTGCTGGCGCCGTTCCGCGCGGCGGTGGCGGCCGTCAACGCGGGCCGGCTGCTGCACTATCCGGGTTCGCCGCTGATCGTGCAGCAGATGCTGCGCGCGGACGACGCGCTGGAGGCCATCGAGCTGCACCCGGTCGACCATGGGCTGCTGGTGGACGCGCTGGGCCGGGACGGACGCATCAAGGTGCTGCACCTCGACGGTTGGCTGGCGCTGGGGGCCCATCTGCCACCCAAGGAGCGGCGCGGCCTGGTGCTCGTCGACCCGCCGTTCGAGGAGGCGGCCGACTGGGGGCGCCTGGTGGACGGTCTGAAGGCGGCGCACCGGCGCTTCGCCAACGGCGTCTATCTGCTCTGGTATCCGCTGAAGGCCGGCGCGCCGGTCGACATCCTCCACCGTGACCTGCGCGCGGTAGGGATCCCCAGGATCCTCGCCGCCGAGATGAGCGTGCGGGACGCGGGCGCGGCGGGCCTGTCGGGCTCGGGCGTGATCGTCGTCAACCCGCCGTTCACGCTGGAGGCCGAGCTCGGCGTCCTCCTTCCGGCTCTGACGGCGCGGCTGGCGCAGGACGGCGGCGCCTCCTGGCGGATCCGATCCCTCGGCGGCGAGGCGTAG
- a CDS encoding 5'-methylthioadenosine/S-adenosylhomocysteine nucleosidase, whose translation MLRPILPMIAALALSAAPAVAEGADGTPRIAVMSAFAPEWGVLQDMLENRADTVEHGVRFVTGEIEGAPVVLLLSGVGMVNAAMSAQMVVDRYDVAAIAFSGIAGGVDPSLTLGEVVVPAEWGSYFNVLLARQTGEGYEVPPFMHRDIANLGMIFPQPELVRSEGVEEPEHRFWFPVDRALLETARAAVEDLTLDDCMTENLCLTEAPGITIGGKGVSGSAFVDNADVRAYIFDTFEAKVVDMESAAVAHVAATNGVPFIAFRSLSDLAGGSGAANEMEVFMGLAAANSAAVLRAFLAEWAADRP comes from the coding sequence ATGCTTCGCCCGATTCTGCCGATGATCGCCGCGCTGGCCCTTTCCGCCGCCCCCGCCGTGGCGGAGGGGGCCGACGGTACGCCCCGCATCGCGGTGATGTCGGCCTTCGCGCCGGAGTGGGGCGTCCTGCAGGACATGCTGGAGAACCGCGCCGACACGGTCGAGCACGGCGTGCGGTTCGTGACCGGCGAGATCGAGGGCGCGCCGGTGGTGCTGCTGCTGTCGGGCGTCGGCATGGTCAACGCCGCCATGTCGGCCCAGATGGTGGTCGACCGCTACGACGTCGCGGCCATCGCCTTCTCCGGCATCGCCGGCGGCGTCGATCCGTCGTTGACGCTGGGGGAGGTCGTGGTGCCGGCCGAATGGGGCTCCTACTTCAACGTGCTCCTCGCGCGGCAGACGGGCGAGGGCTACGAGGTGCCGCCCTTCATGCACCGCGATATCGCCAACCTCGGCATGATCTTCCCGCAGCCGGAGCTGGTGCGCAGCGAGGGCGTGGAGGAGCCGGAGCACCGGTTCTGGTTCCCCGTCGACCGGGCGCTGCTGGAGACTGCGCGCGCCGCGGTGGAGGATCTCACGCTCGACGATTGCATGACCGAGAACCTCTGCCTGACCGAGGCGCCGGGGATCACAATCGGCGGCAAGGGCGTCTCGGGCTCGGCCTTCGTCGACAATGCCGACGTGCGCGCGTACATCTTCGACACCTTCGAGGCGAAGGTGGTCGACATGGAGAGTGCCGCGGTGGCGCACGTGGCGGCGACCAACGGCGTCCCGTTCATCGCCTTCCGCTCGCTGTCCGACCTCGCCGGCGGCAGCGGCGCGGCCAACGAGATGGAAGTCTTCATGGGCCTCGCGGCAGCCAACTCGGCGGCCGTGCTGCGGGCCTTCCTGGCCGAATGGGCGGCGGACCGGCCCTGA
- a CDS encoding DUF2938 family protein has protein sequence MLDFLRIVLIGVGATAIFDLYLMLLARLGLPGANWTMGGRWFAHMPRGTFVHASIADAASIPGETAVGWTMHYLIGILYVGVVVIVAGLGWLDAPTLLPALIVGWVTVLAGWLVMAPAMGAGFAASRRPNKWTVRAVNLSAHTVFGLGMWLVALVFAG, from the coding sequence TTGCTCGATTTCCTGCGCATCGTTCTCATCGGCGTCGGCGCGACCGCGATCTTCGACCTGTATCTGATGCTGCTGGCGCGGCTGGGCCTGCCGGGCGCCAACTGGACGATGGGCGGGCGCTGGTTCGCCCACATGCCGCGCGGCACCTTCGTCCACGCCAGCATCGCCGACGCCGCCTCGATCCCCGGCGAGACGGCCGTCGGGTGGACGATGCACTATCTCATCGGCATCCTCTATGTCGGCGTCGTGGTGATCGTGGCGGGGCTCGGCTGGCTCGACGCGCCGACGCTGCTGCCCGCATTGATCGTCGGCTGGGTCACGGTGCTGGCGGGCTGGCTCGTCATGGCGCCGGCCATGGGCGCGGGCTTCGCCGCGTCGCGCCGGCCCAACAAATGGACCGTGCGGGCCGTCAATCTCTCGGCGCACACCGTGTTCGGCCTCGGCATGTGGCTGGTGGCCCTCGTCTTCGCCGGCTGA